A genomic stretch from Camelus dromedarius isolate mCamDro1 chromosome 10, mCamDro1.pat, whole genome shotgun sequence includes:
- the STOML2 gene encoding stomatin-like protein 2, mitochondrial yields the protein MLARAARGTGALLLRDSVRASGRAPRRASSGLPRNTVVLFVPQQEAWVVERMGRFHRILEPGLNILIPVLDRIRYVQSLKEIVINVPEQSAVTLDNVTLQIDGVLYLRIMDPYKASYGVEDPEYAVTQLAQTTMRSELGKLSLDKVFRERESLNASIVDAINQAADCWGIRCLRYEIKDIHVPPRVKESMQMQVEAERRKRATVLESEGTRESAINVAEGKKQAQILASEAEKAEQINQAAGEASAVLAKAKAKAEAIRILAAALTQHNGDAAASLTVAEQYVSAFSKLAKDSNTVLLPSNPGDVTSMVAQAMGVYGALTKAPVPGAQDSVPSRSSRNVQGTDASLDEELDRVKLS from the exons GACTCCGTGCGGGCTTCTGGCCGCGCTCCACGCCGCGCCTCCTCTGGATTACCCCGAAACACCGTGGTACTGTTTGTGCCGCAGCAGGAGGCCTGGGTGGTGGAGCGAATGGGCCGATTCCATCGGATTCTGGAGCCT GGCTTGAACATCCTCATTCCTGTGTTAGACCGCATCCGATATGTGCAGAGTCTCAAGGAAATTGTCATCAACGTGCCTGAGCAGTCGGCTGTGACTCTCG ACAATGTAACTCTGCAAATTGATGGAGTCCTTTACCTGCGTATCATGGACCCTTACAAG GCAAGCTATGGTGTGGAGGACCCTGAATATGCTGTCACCCAGCTGGCTCAGACAACCATGAGATCAGAACTTGGCAAACTCTCTCTGGACAAAGTCTTCAGG GAGCGAGAGTCCTTGAACGCTAGCATTGTGGATGCTATCAACCAGGCTGCCGACTGCTGGGGTATCCGCTGCCTCCGTTATGAGATCAAGGATATCCATGTGCCACCTCGGGTGAAAGAGTCCATGCAGATGCag GTGGAGGCAGAGCGGCGGAAACGGGCCACAGTTCTAGAGTCTGAGGGGACCCGAGAGTCGGCCATCAACGTGGCAGAGGGGAAGAAGCAGGCACAGATCCTGGCCTCTGAAGCAGAAAAGGCTGAACAGATAAATCAGGCAGCAG gagaGGCCAGTGCAGTTCTGGCCAAGGCCAAGGCTAAAGCTGAAGCTATTCGCATCCTGGCTGCAGCTCTGACACAACAT AATGGAGATGCAGCAGCCTCACTGACTGTGGCCGAGCAGTACGTCAGCGCGTTCTCTAAACTGGCCAAGGACTCCAACACTGTCCTGCTGCCCTCCAACCCCGGTGATGTCACCAGTATGGTGGCTCAG GCCATGGGTGTGTATGGAGCCCTCACCAAAGCCCCAGTGCCAGGGGCCCAGGACTCAGTccccagcaggagcagcaggaatGTCCAGGGCACAGATGCAAGtcttgatgaggaacttgatcgAGTTAAGCTGAGTTAA